The following coding sequences are from one Cenarchaeum symbiosum A window:
- a CDS encoding oxidoreductase (related to aryl-alcohol dehydrogenase~COG0667) has protein sequence MLGKSGIKVSEIGFGAWSIALDWWGKKIEEDEARRMLKKAYDVGINFFETADMYGKGKSERLIGEVFEGMRDEVVISTKYGYDFSEARQVGHSELPQKFDRAFTESAVRGSLERLRTDRIDVYGLHNPKLGHIRDDSIFETLEGLVKDGKVGACQAALGPAIGWTQEGLEVMERPVISAVQTVYNILEQTPGNELLAKASETGTGVLVRVPDASGVLTGKLKPGTVKDDSDHRAFRKNEWIKSAYDKIEQLRPIAERNDLSIAELAIKFILSKSGISSVMPTVISEEEIVDFAAMSDGGYIGAQDMEEIGGIYGSWPPYELKATAA, from the coding sequence ATGCTCGGAAAGAGCGGGATCAAGGTATCCGAGATTGGCTTTGGCGCGTGGTCGATAGCGCTCGACTGGTGGGGCAAAAAGATAGAAGAAGACGAGGCCCGCCGCATGCTGAAAAAGGCGTACGATGTGGGGATCAACTTTTTCGAGACTGCCGACATGTACGGCAAGGGCAAGAGCGAGAGGCTCATAGGCGAGGTCTTTGAGGGCATGAGGGACGAGGTCGTCATATCCACAAAGTACGGCTATGACTTTTCAGAGGCCCGGCAGGTGGGCCACAGCGAGCTTCCACAAAAGTTTGACCGCGCGTTTACTGAATCGGCCGTGCGGGGGAGCCTCGAGAGGCTCCGGACCGACAGAATAGACGTCTACGGCCTGCACAACCCAAAGCTGGGCCACATAAGGGATGATTCCATATTCGAGACGCTCGAGGGCCTTGTAAAAGACGGAAAGGTCGGCGCATGCCAGGCGGCACTGGGCCCCGCCATAGGCTGGACCCAGGAGGGCCTCGAGGTGATGGAGAGGCCCGTCATCAGCGCAGTCCAGACCGTATACAATATACTCGAACAGACCCCCGGCAACGAGCTGCTGGCAAAGGCCTCCGAGACGGGGACGGGCGTCCTGGTCAGGGTGCCCGACGCGTCCGGGGTATTGACTGGCAAGCTAAAGCCCGGGACGGTCAAGGACGACTCCGACCACCGGGCGTTTCGCAAGAACGAGTGGATAAAGTCCGCGTATGACAAGATAGAGCAGCTCCGGCCCATCGCCGAGAGAAACGATCTCAGCATAGCGGAGCTTGCCATCAAGTTCATACTATCAAAGAGCGGCATATCCTCGGTGATGCCGACCGTAATCAGCGAAGAAGAGATAGTGGACTTTGCCGCAATGTCCGACGGCGGCTATATCGGCGCCCAGGACATGGAGGAGATCGGCGGCATATACGGCAGCTGGCCCCCGTATGAATTGAAAGCGACGGCCGCCTGA
- a CDS encoding SAM dependent methyltransferase (COG0500), with translation MPNGGLYAKIPARRGRTSRPEPAPASCPRVPNLEIASRARCTVDDVGRNFDGWALDGRSERMEQEHGKTVVGFLQGVRFRRPFEFLDVGCGNGWLVRRAAGMKGCTRAVGIDKSANMIQLASSLAGPKEEFFRTGLEEWSGGPFDYAFSMEAIYYSPSVGAAVSSVYSLLRKGGTFFCGTDYYGENTATAGWPKRCGMEMQLLSEEEWRAAFRGAGFRVSSRRVTDPRGRAAWRREMGTLFITGKKPS, from the coding sequence ATGCCAAACGGCGGCTTATATGCCAAGATCCCGGCAAGGCGCGGAAGAACTTCCAGGCCTGAACCCGCGCCTGCATCTTGCCCCCGCGTACCCAACCTTGAAATTGCAAGCCGCGCCCGCTGCACCGTGGACGACGTAGGCCGCAACTTCGACGGGTGGGCGCTTGACGGGCGCTCGGAGCGCATGGAGCAGGAGCACGGCAAGACTGTAGTGGGCTTTCTACAAGGGGTGCGGTTCCGCCGGCCGTTTGAGTTCCTTGACGTGGGCTGCGGCAACGGCTGGCTCGTAAGAAGGGCCGCAGGCATGAAGGGCTGCACAAGGGCAGTCGGCATAGACAAGAGCGCCAACATGATACAGCTTGCAAGCTCCCTTGCTGGCCCCAAGGAGGAGTTCTTCAGGACAGGACTTGAAGAGTGGAGCGGCGGGCCATTCGACTATGCATTCTCGATGGAGGCGATATACTATTCCCCGTCGGTGGGGGCGGCCGTCTCGAGTGTCTACTCGCTGCTGCGGAAGGGCGGCACTTTTTTTTGCGGGACCGACTATTACGGCGAGAACACGGCCACGGCTGGCTGGCCCAAGAGGTGCGGCATGGAGATGCAGCTGCTCTCTGAGGAAGAGTGGAGGGCCGCATTCCGCGGCGCGGGCTTTAGGGTTTCGTCGCGGAGAGTCACCGATCCGCGCGGCAGGGCCGCGTGGAGGCGCGAAATGGGCACGCTCTTCATAACCGGGAAAAAGCCCTCCTGA
- a CDS encoding solute-binding protein (COG3889) yields MRILPAVAAVLLLAGAAWAHGEKGTYVDDIRFIQYLDESTALEEVRHGNLDLYYSRISPDRIEAAGSREGLQVFSSTGGSYSILVNPAESKEINPFSSREARFALNYLVDRGLIVDELMGGYGVPMVSNYGPFDPDYLHILDQLESFRFEYNPALADGMISGALEDAGASKVGGMWQSEGEPVEVRVFIRSDDPVRKSIGEILASELEDMGLAVQRDYGDLNKALVVVYGSDPAELKWSLYTEGWGGRSAFVRYDPLGLGQMYSPWFSSMPGFNNPAYWNYENVRLDELTQRIFTGNFTSAEERADLIREATAEGVSESVRVFLAAKVDQYVVNSGVEGIVNDFGAGVPSRFTPINARTGSETLEIGVKQIYQGAWNPVMGLSDSYSTQIWNTLFDPGIFKHPYTGESFAVRTDWEVETAGPGERLAVHPGTITWDPSSQEWIELPPGSTAVSRATFEMAFADWHNGQPMDMNDILYSAYFVLEWGSSPGEDDRTHDSEYTPRAASSAETLVGLRPIDGDTIEVYIDYWHFDESEIADRASVWSPMPWEVYAAMEEAVLDGRASFSRSGAVSGGISWLSLIVPQDAEMIRGYLEDMRSSGTIPAPLQGRAGEEYTASRYSSSISWVDEKGHAVISNGPFYLEGYSPESRTIRAAAFDDESYPFEEGRWGGFEEVRLPRITGAKVPDIVVMGDTLEVPVSTEDASSLYYFLSGPGGDHASGVLDVGGGSAVIRLDGPATSRLGEGASDLRMFAVSDEVLRPDIYETSFLALAAGPAELPPVRAGQAAVPAETGWLWAAAAAAAAAGAMVLLRSPVRRAFSRL; encoded by the coding sequence ATGCGGATCCTGCCAGCCGTGGCGGCGGTACTGCTGCTCGCCGGGGCCGCCTGGGCCCACGGGGAGAAGGGCACATATGTAGACGACATCAGGTTCATACAGTATCTAGACGAGAGCACGGCCCTCGAAGAGGTCAGGCACGGCAACCTGGATCTATACTATTCCAGGATATCACCCGACAGGATAGAGGCGGCAGGCTCGAGGGAGGGCCTGCAGGTCTTTTCATCGACTGGCGGCTCGTACAGCATACTGGTCAACCCGGCAGAATCAAAAGAGATCAACCCGTTCTCGTCAAGGGAGGCCCGGTTCGCGCTCAACTATTTGGTGGACAGGGGGCTCATAGTCGACGAGCTGATGGGAGGGTACGGCGTGCCAATGGTGTCAAACTACGGCCCCTTTGATCCCGACTACCTGCACATACTGGACCAGCTGGAATCATTCCGCTTTGAGTACAACCCCGCCCTTGCGGACGGGATGATATCGGGCGCCCTGGAGGATGCGGGCGCCAGCAAGGTAGGCGGCATGTGGCAGTCAGAAGGGGAGCCCGTCGAGGTGCGCGTCTTCATACGGAGCGACGATCCTGTAAGAAAGTCGATAGGGGAGATACTCGCCTCCGAGCTCGAAGATATGGGCCTGGCTGTACAGAGGGACTATGGGGACCTCAACAAGGCGCTAGTGGTGGTGTACGGCTCGGATCCCGCGGAGCTAAAGTGGTCGCTGTATACTGAGGGCTGGGGCGGCCGGTCTGCGTTTGTCCGGTACGACCCTCTAGGGCTGGGCCAGATGTATTCCCCGTGGTTCTCCAGCATGCCCGGCTTCAACAACCCGGCCTATTGGAACTATGAGAATGTCCGGCTCGACGAGCTGACCCAGAGGATATTCACCGGCAACTTTACCTCGGCAGAAGAGAGGGCGGATTTAATCAGGGAGGCGACGGCCGAGGGCGTCTCTGAATCGGTCCGGGTGTTTCTGGCCGCAAAGGTGGACCAGTACGTTGTGAACAGCGGAGTAGAGGGAATAGTCAACGACTTTGGGGCAGGGGTGCCAAGCAGGTTCACCCCGATAAATGCAAGGACCGGCTCTGAGACCCTGGAGATAGGGGTCAAGCAGATCTACCAGGGCGCGTGGAACCCGGTCATGGGGCTAAGCGACAGCTACAGCACGCAGATATGGAACACATTGTTTGATCCGGGGATATTCAAGCACCCGTATACGGGGGAGAGCTTTGCGGTCCGGACAGACTGGGAGGTCGAGACGGCGGGGCCCGGCGAAAGGCTTGCCGTGCACCCGGGGACGATAACATGGGATCCCTCCTCCCAGGAATGGATAGAGCTGCCCCCCGGCTCGACTGCAGTAAGCAGGGCCACCTTTGAGATGGCCTTTGCGGACTGGCACAACGGGCAGCCCATGGATATGAACGACATACTGTACTCTGCATACTTTGTGCTCGAATGGGGCTCAAGCCCGGGGGAGGATGACAGGACGCATGATTCAGAGTACACCCCGAGGGCGGCAAGCAGCGCCGAGACCCTGGTCGGCCTCAGGCCGATAGACGGGGATACCATCGAGGTGTACATCGACTATTGGCACTTTGATGAATCAGAGATAGCAGACCGCGCCTCCGTGTGGAGCCCCATGCCGTGGGAGGTCTACGCGGCCATGGAGGAGGCGGTCCTGGACGGCAGGGCGTCGTTTTCGCGCTCGGGCGCGGTCAGCGGGGGAATAAGCTGGCTCTCGCTGATAGTCCCCCAGGACGCGGAGATGATCAGGGGGTATCTGGAGGATATGAGATCCTCGGGTACAATACCTGCCCCGCTGCAGGGCCGCGCCGGAGAAGAGTACACCGCCTCCAGGTACAGCTCGTCGATATCCTGGGTAGACGAAAAGGGGCACGCCGTGATCAGCAACGGCCCGTTCTACCTGGAAGGGTACTCGCCGGAATCTAGAACCATACGGGCTGCTGCATTCGACGACGAATCGTACCCGTTTGAAGAGGGCAGATGGGGCGGCTTTGAAGAGGTCAGGCTGCCCAGGATCACGGGCGCAAAAGTGCCGGATATAGTGGTCATGGGCGATACCCTCGAGGTGCCCGTAAGCACAGAGGATGCATCTTCACTGTACTATTTCCTGTCGGGCCCCGGCGGGGACCATGCATCTGGCGTGCTAGATGTGGGCGGCGGCTCGGCGGTGATCCGGCTCGACGGGCCCGCAACGTCCAGGCTGGGCGAGGGGGCAAGCGATCTGAGGATGTTTGCAGTCTCAGACGAGGTGCTCCGGCCCGACATATACGAGACGAGTTTTCTTGCGCTTGCCGCAGGGCCCGCCGAGCTGCCCCCCGTGCGGGCAGGGCAGGCCGCCGTTCCGGCAGAGACAGGGTGGCTGTGGGCAGCAGCGGCAGCTGCCGCCGCGGCAGGCGCGATGGTACTGTTAAGGAGTCCCGTCAGGAGGGCTTTTTCCCGGTTATGA
- a CDS encoding metal-dependent protease of the PAD1/JA B1 superfamily (COG1310): MRLFKGKGEFKRSVSLTKDARDGILTFCKMNHPNEGILVLRGKSRKGNIRIDGLVVPPFSETGPAFAGFPHSFLPLDMSYVGVVHSHPGNSARPSLADLQNFFGLISLIVKYPYEDDDIFAWDSGGREVEISVI; this comes from the coding sequence ATGCGCCTCTTCAAGGGCAAGGGCGAGTTCAAGCGCAGCGTATCGCTGACCAAGGATGCGCGCGACGGCATACTCACCTTTTGCAAGATGAACCACCCAAACGAGGGCATACTTGTTCTAAGGGGCAAGTCCAGAAAGGGCAACATAAGGATAGACGGGCTGGTCGTGCCGCCGTTCTCAGAGACCGGCCCCGCGTTCGCGGGCTTTCCCCACAGCTTCCTGCCGCTAGACATGAGCTATGTCGGCGTAGTACACTCGCACCCGGGGAACTCGGCCAGGCCTTCTCTTGCCGATCTGCAGAACTTTTTCGGGCTCATATCGCTGATAGTAAAGTACCCCTACGAGGATGACGACATATTCGCATGGGACAGCGGGGGCAGAGAGGTGGAGATCTCTGTAATCTGA
- a CDS encoding transcriptional regulator (COG1522) — MAAPMDDLDREILDHIQWTFPLVARPYDEIAAKFAITPDEAKARISHLKELGVLRQLSAIFDTRRLGYKSSLVAMEIEPDRLVEVAEHINLHPGVSHNYERDHKFNLWFTLAVPPGADLKTEVDKFQELPGIISVRMLPTIQLFKIGVKLEMSAKREVKPSEKKKEVKNIKFEPTEEDKEFIRQLQKDLKVTDRPFLPAAEALNMTEEEVFERLKYYESIGVMRRYAAILRHRDAGFSANGMIVWKVPEDRIDEVGATLGAFPQVSHCYQRPVYPDWPYNVFSMVHCKSQDEAKDVARAIQGQIDVNEYKILFSTREFKKTRVEYFVEHKFVVGQAPAT, encoded by the coding sequence GAGATCCTCGATCACATACAGTGGACCTTCCCACTGGTGGCCAGGCCGTACGACGAGATAGCGGCAAAGTTTGCCATCACGCCGGACGAGGCAAAGGCGAGGATCTCCCATCTAAAGGAGCTCGGCGTGCTCAGGCAGCTGAGCGCCATATTCGACACAAGAAGGCTCGGCTACAAGAGCTCGCTTGTCGCAATGGAGATCGAGCCGGACAGGCTCGTCGAGGTGGCAGAGCACATCAACTTGCACCCGGGCGTCAGCCACAACTATGAGCGGGACCACAAGTTCAACCTGTGGTTTACGCTGGCCGTCCCCCCGGGGGCAGACCTCAAGACCGAGGTGGACAAATTCCAGGAGCTGCCCGGCATAATCTCGGTCCGGATGCTCCCCACCATACAGCTCTTCAAGATAGGCGTCAAGCTGGAGATGTCAGCCAAGCGCGAGGTCAAGCCGTCAGAGAAGAAAAAAGAGGTAAAGAACATAAAGTTCGAGCCCACTGAAGAAGACAAGGAGTTCATACGGCAGCTCCAAAAGGACCTAAAAGTAACGGACAGGCCGTTTCTGCCCGCCGCCGAGGCTCTAAACATGACAGAAGAGGAGGTATTCGAGAGGCTAAAATATTATGAATCCATAGGCGTCATGCGCAGGTACGCCGCGATACTCCGGCACAGGGACGCAGGCTTCTCCGCCAACGGCATGATAGTCTGGAAGGTGCCGGAGGACAGGATAGACGAGGTGGGCGCCACGCTTGGCGCGTTCCCGCAGGTGAGCCACTGCTACCAGAGGCCGGTCTACCCCGACTGGCCGTACAACGTATTCTCGATGGTGCACTGCAAGTCGCAGGACGAGGCCAAGGATGTTGCCCGCGCCATACAGGGCCAGATAGATGTAAATGAATACAAGATACTCTTCAGCACGCGCGAGTTCAAAAAGACGCGCGTCGAGTACTTTGTAGAGCACAAGTTTGTCGTAGGACAGGCGCCTGCGACCTGA
- a CDS encoding membrane protein (COG3356), protein MESHDDVSRIQKRYTLTLINPSSRYLSLAFSVVVVAVLTAVATIVYRQGDDTAWRIMLVMPVLLATQYIDSLFIRNKEISKSLHMALFGNSIWLLTAAAGLGAAYILGKPEISYFYIAEGMFLLASFRIGIFTTTLGASLRKAWLVCFLQPVAIFLAITPADMWVPALTDPAALLVGAAFLVITTAWSRWTDRAGMPNVKSTHRLIQAYLFSVSRNDPSEVESIIEEQSSPSRVSTTQIRLNTGGDGRDFRIVLPDIHPGPYHPVGGSNIPYLIYKNLDSSAMVMHSISDHSLNLPSQTEVKNYLSSLSHGAVVGEGARCAEPVTVQVNKARAAGLLFGKTAVLCLSLSPHGMEDIPLHIRNEIEQFSKSRGFDGVLAVDCHNAMGEGLSDADSADLLAASKSALDALRNREAHDLEFGYANSDDMGLDAPDLALGGIGILCLRINGKKFFLGWADANNMENGVREEIVKRFSDSGRELIEICTSDTHYSTGVRNRNGYYQLGIVSKAAEIAGWYLDVAKRAEAGIKPASFEVLEHVVSAKVMGPGIFRDYSRAVDRSMVITKIVMAGCAGLFLLSLL, encoded by the coding sequence ATGGAATCGCACGACGACGTATCCCGGATACAAAAAAGGTACACATTGACACTGATCAACCCATCTTCGCGCTATCTATCACTGGCCTTCTCGGTGGTGGTGGTCGCCGTCCTGACAGCCGTGGCCACCATAGTGTACAGGCAGGGGGACGACACAGCCTGGAGGATCATGCTGGTGATGCCAGTCCTGCTGGCCACCCAGTATATAGACTCGCTCTTCATCAGGAACAAAGAGATCTCAAAGTCGCTGCACATGGCGCTCTTTGGCAACTCCATCTGGCTGCTCACAGCAGCGGCCGGCCTGGGGGCCGCATACATACTTGGCAAGCCCGAGATATCCTACTTTTACATCGCCGAGGGCATGTTCTTGCTTGCCAGCTTCAGAATAGGGATATTCACCACGACCCTTGGCGCCAGCTTGCGCAAGGCCTGGCTGGTCTGCTTTTTGCAGCCGGTGGCGATATTCCTGGCGATAACGCCGGCAGACATGTGGGTGCCGGCGCTCACCGACCCTGCCGCCCTTCTTGTCGGCGCCGCCTTTCTCGTTATAACCACGGCATGGTCCCGCTGGACCGACAGGGCAGGCATGCCCAACGTCAAGAGCACGCACAGGCTCATACAGGCGTACCTCTTCTCCGTATCGAGGAATGATCCCAGCGAGGTTGAATCTATAATAGAAGAGCAGTCGAGTCCGTCCAGGGTATCCACCACGCAGATCCGGCTCAACACGGGCGGGGACGGCCGCGACTTTAGGATTGTTCTGCCGGACATACACCCGGGCCCGTACCACCCCGTCGGGGGGAGCAACATACCGTACCTGATATACAAGAACCTTGATTCGTCCGCGATGGTAATGCACAGCATATCGGACCATTCGCTGAACCTGCCCTCGCAGACCGAGGTGAAAAACTACCTCAGCAGCCTCTCGCACGGCGCGGTCGTCGGCGAGGGGGCCCGCTGTGCAGAGCCCGTCACCGTCCAGGTGAACAAGGCCCGCGCGGCAGGGCTGCTCTTTGGAAAGACCGCGGTCCTGTGCCTGTCGCTCTCCCCGCACGGCATGGAGGACATACCGCTCCACATAAGAAACGAGATTGAGCAGTTCTCCAAGAGCCGCGGCTTTGACGGCGTGCTCGCCGTGGACTGCCACAATGCAATGGGGGAGGGGCTCTCCGACGCGGATTCCGCGGACCTGCTGGCAGCCTCAAAGTCGGCTCTAGACGCGCTAAGAAACAGGGAGGCGCATGATCTCGAGTTTGGCTATGCAAACTCTGACGACATGGGGCTCGACGCGCCTGACCTCGCGCTAGGGGGAATAGGGATACTCTGCCTGCGGATAAACGGCAAAAAGTTCTTTCTCGGCTGGGCCGACGCCAACAACATGGAAAACGGCGTCCGCGAGGAGATAGTCAAGAGATTCTCGGACAGCGGCAGGGAGCTCATAGAGATATGCACGTCTGACACCCACTACAGCACGGGGGTGAGGAACAGAAACGGGTACTATCAGCTGGGCATAGTCTCCAAGGCGGCAGAGATAGCCGGGTGGTATCTAGACGTGGCCAAGAGGGCCGAAGCAGGCATAAAGCCCGCCTCGTTCGAGGTGCTCGAGCACGTGGTCAGCGCCAAGGTGATGGGCCCCGGCATATTCAGGGACTATTCCAGGGCGGTGGACCGGTCGATGGTGATAACAAAGATTGTCATGGCAGGCTGCGCCGGCCTGTTCCTGCTCAGCCTGCTCTGA
- a CDS encoding ABC-type dipeptide/oligopeptide/nickel transport system, permease component (COG0601) — protein sequence MILPPGLPCAAGPTGRLHLHCRGPHRGRGSQRRACWSLGPNLYSPCNRARSVGLKRFVLTRLATMFGVLMVTLLLTIVLVGSNMDAILKQGIVFQVRSELVSDGSAAAFETAEEFEAFVQGRVDARAEALGLDEPWYSPQRVGLAMYRILVLDFGHATFLTSDTGSSHVGEIIFEKLPRTVLLFTTATVLISIAGIFLGALSASRAGSAIDRMTSAFAVVSSSFPVWWVGMLMIFAFAFTYQVFPARATPDLPPGDPGYVAALLYHMALPLITIVLIGFGSWAYLVRNFMVGILQEDFVSAKRAAGISGRKIVYSHALRNAAPPVVTILALSLSGSLGGAIITEAVFDWPGMGRLYFEAITVLDLPVIIGATYVLTVFFLASIFAADLLYGYLDPRMRTGRGR from the coding sequence ATGATCCTGCCCCCGGGGCTCCCCTGTGCCGCGGGACCGACAGGCAGGCTGCATTTGCACTGCCGGGGGCCACATCGCGGGCGGGGATCTCAGCGGCGCGCCTGCTGGTCTTTAGGGCCCAATCTTTATAGTCCGTGCAACAGGGCCCGTTCCGTGGGCCTCAAAAGATTCGTGCTGACCCGGCTGGCCACCATGTTCGGGGTGCTGATGGTGACGCTGCTCCTCACGATAGTGCTTGTAGGCTCCAACATGGACGCGATACTAAAGCAGGGGATAGTCTTCCAGGTGCGCAGCGAGCTAGTCAGCGACGGCTCTGCCGCCGCCTTTGAGACGGCAGAGGAGTTTGAGGCGTTCGTGCAGGGGCGGGTCGACGCGCGGGCGGAGGCTCTGGGGCTCGACGAGCCGTGGTACTCGCCGCAGCGCGTCGGGCTGGCCATGTACAGGATACTTGTGCTCGACTTTGGGCACGCCACATTTCTTACCAGCGATACGGGCTCGTCGCATGTGGGGGAGATAATCTTTGAAAAGCTGCCGCGGACCGTGCTGCTATTTACCACTGCCACCGTGCTCATATCGATAGCGGGGATATTTCTCGGGGCGCTCTCGGCTAGCAGGGCGGGCTCGGCCATCGACAGGATGACGTCGGCGTTTGCGGTGGTGAGCTCGAGCTTTCCGGTCTGGTGGGTGGGGATGCTCATGATATTCGCCTTTGCGTTTACCTACCAGGTCTTTCCGGCGAGGGCAACGCCCGACCTGCCGCCAGGCGACCCGGGATACGTGGCCGCCCTGCTCTACCACATGGCGCTTCCGCTGATAACCATCGTTCTCATAGGCTTTGGATCATGGGCGTACCTTGTGAGGAATTTCATGGTGGGGATTCTACAGGAGGACTTTGTATCCGCAAAGAGGGCGGCAGGCATATCGGGCAGGAAGATAGTCTATTCCCACGCGCTGCGAAATGCGGCCCCCCCGGTGGTGACCATACTGGCGCTGAGCCTTTCGGGATCCTTGGGCGGCGCCATAATCACAGAGGCCGTCTTTGACTGGCCCGGCATGGGCAGGCTCTACTTTGAGGCGATCACCGTGCTGGATCTCCCCGTGATAATCGGGGCCACCTATGTGCTGACGGTCTTTTTCCTTGCCAGCATCTTTGCCGCCGATTTATTGTACGGGTACCTTGATCCGAGGATGAGGACGGGCCGTGGACGGTGA
- a CDS encoding ABC-type dipeptide/oligopeptide/nickel transport system, permease component (COG1173) — protein MGILAILVAVSISAVILVPVEVFHEWNNPGSWISLPKASVPVWVNWLQSERIPEHMILDRPEVSMHKGGVSSEGHGYTVGFDYGDFPSGFIYEYTAEYTGSPLLRITVVRPDGLELELLSESLPPAPGGAAHSGRVFSTDPSIRKALEFQSDAFAFSVEGLPPEDVIFSKASAHEVLPGEYSFLAGIYGTDDVALDSRLIIGGKAFGMMGTDELRRDLAVGLVWGTPLALFIGLAVAVGSVVMGLVYGVYAGYRGGATDEGMMRLNDIVYALPALPFLIILAVTISSSIFVIIGFLMIFGWVGIARVSRSMALQIKTRGYVQASRMMGQGGTRVIFKHIIPQLLPYAFASIAISVPAAITTEAGLSFLGLGDPSFPTWGQMLHDANAHGAVSRGLWWWVVPPGLMIAATGLAFVFIGNAMDAIVNPRLRRR, from the coding sequence GTGGGGATACTTGCTATACTGGTCGCAGTCTCCATCTCGGCAGTCATCCTTGTCCCCGTCGAGGTATTCCACGAGTGGAACAACCCCGGCAGCTGGATCTCCCTTCCAAAGGCGTCTGTTCCCGTCTGGGTCAACTGGCTCCAGTCAGAGAGGATCCCCGAGCATATGATCCTGGATAGGCCGGAGGTCTCCATGCACAAGGGGGGCGTATCCTCCGAGGGCCACGGGTATACAGTCGGGTTCGACTATGGGGACTTTCCAAGCGGCTTCATCTACGAGTATACTGCCGAGTATACGGGCTCGCCCCTTTTGCGCATAACAGTGGTGCGGCCCGACGGGCTGGAACTTGAGCTGCTCTCAGAGTCGCTTCCCCCCGCCCCCGGGGGCGCGGCCCACTCGGGGAGGGTCTTCTCGACAGACCCTTCTATCCGAAAGGCCCTCGAGTTCCAGTCGGATGCATTTGCATTTTCCGTCGAGGGCCTGCCACCTGAGGATGTAATATTCTCAAAAGCGTCCGCCCATGAGGTGCTGCCAGGCGAGTACTCTTTTCTCGCAGGGATATACGGGACGGATGATGTGGCGCTCGATTCGCGGCTGATAATAGGCGGCAAGGCGTTTGGCATGATGGGGACCGACGAGCTGCGCCGGGACCTTGCAGTCGGCCTGGTCTGGGGCACGCCCCTTGCCCTGTTCATAGGGCTGGCCGTGGCGGTGGGCTCGGTCGTCATGGGGCTAGTATACGGCGTATACGCGGGATACAGGGGCGGGGCCACGGATGAGGGCATGATGAGGCTCAACGATATAGTCTACGCCCTGCCCGCCCTGCCGTTTCTGATAATACTGGCCGTGACTATCAGCAGCAGCATATTCGTGATCATAGGCTTTCTTATGATCTTTGGGTGGGTCGGCATAGCGAGGGTCTCGCGCAGCATGGCCTTGCAGATCAAGACGCGCGGATACGTGCAGGCATCAAGGATGATGGGGCAGGGCGGCACGCGCGTGATATTCAAGCATATAATACCGCAGCTGCTCCCGTACGCCTTTGCCAGCATAGCCATATCGGTCCCCGCTGCAATAACCACCGAGGCGGGGCTGAGCTTTCTTGGCCTTGGCGACCCCTCGTTTCCCACGTGGGGCCAGATGCTCCACGACGCAAACGCGCACGGCGCCGTATCCCGCGGGCTGTGGTGGTGGGTCGTTCCCCCGGGACTCATGATAGCCGCGACGGGCCTTGCGTTTGTATTCATAGGAAATGCAATGGATGCGATAGTCAACCCGCGGCTGAGGCGCCGCTAG
- a CDS encoding transposase (COG1425), with amino-acid sequence MGEQPVPPEKSRKREWVRHECKYSNAMWHADWHIIKDPDIEGLNLMAFMDDASRCIAGWGIFDEAAPEKSVHVLRHAIELFGKPASMLPGKGPCFTAGKGRESLFEDELGRSGISLAGPRPGRPQIGAKLGRFFRTFEMELPYFEDVEAFMEHYNERRIHTSLDVAHYEVPLEAFRRKRTPEGYREAHPRWMEEYSKD; translated from the coding sequence ATGGGGGAACAGCCCGTGCCGCCTGAAAAGTCACGCAAGCGCGAATGGGTGCGCCACGAGTGCAAGTACTCGAACGCGATGTGGCATGCAGACTGGCACATCATAAAGGATCCCGATATCGAAGGGCTGAACCTGATGGCATTCATGGATGATGCATCGCGGTGCATCGCCGGCTGGGGCATCTTCGACGAGGCAGCACCGGAAAAGTCGGTGCATGTTCTGCGGCACGCCATAGAGCTCTTTGGAAAGCCTGCCAGCATGCTACCCGGCAAGGGGCCGTGCTTTACGGCGGGCAAGGGGCGGGAGTCCCTCTTTGAGGATGAGCTGGGCAGGAGCGGCATCAGCCTGGCGGGCCCCCGGCCTGGCCGCCCCCAGATCGGCGCCAAGCTGGGGCGGTTCTTTCGGACCTTCGAGATGGAGTTGCCCTACTTTGAGGACGTGGAGGCGTTCATGGAGCATTACAACGAGAGGAGGATCCACACCTCCCTGGACGTGGCCCACTACGAGGTTCCCCTGGAGGCCTTCAGGCGCAAGAGGACCCCGGAAGGGTACAGGGAGGCCCACCCACGCTGGATGGAGGAGTATAGCAAGGACTAG